In Helianthus annuus cultivar XRQ/B chromosome 3, HanXRQr2.0-SUNRISE, whole genome shotgun sequence, a single window of DNA contains:
- the LOC110928431 gene encoding uncharacterized protein LOC110928431 isoform X2 gives MMDCNKIIVNWDKQEIRNSYDGLLSAVAAMTNSIFEFSESLQEVGTCLLDKTVTDANGECGRVLRWHKAELGGDRRPIYCGELRHKTRRQRHACWGCFGKSLQPLTQQLLLDEVGVLREVVLPKLPNLTGRSLWPKLRRSTLCMLRLAG, from the exons ATGATGGATTGTAACAAAATTATAGTGAATTGG GATAAGCAAGAAATTAGAAACAGCTATGATGGATTACTATCTGCTGTTGCAGCTATGACAAATAGTATATTTG AGTTTTCAGAGTCGCTACAGGAAGTAGGGACCTGTTTGCTGGACAAAACCGTAACCGATGCTAATGGTGAATGTG GAAGAGTGTTACGGTGGCACAAGGCTGAATTGGGTGGTGATCGACGGCCGATTTACTGCGGTGAACTGCGACATAAAACAAGACGACAACGTCATGCGTGCTGGGGCTGTTTTGGGAAGAGTCTCCAGCCACTAACACAGCAGCTGCTTCTCGACGAGGTAGGGGTTCTAAGAGAAGTCGTGCTTCCGAAGCTCCCAAATTTAACTG GACGATCCTTATGGCCAAAATTAAGAAGATCAACATTATGCATGTTACGGCTTGCAG GTTAA
- the LOC110928431 gene encoding uncharacterized protein LOC110928431 isoform X1, producing the protein MMDCNKIIVNWDKQEIRNSYDGLLSAVAAMTNSIFEFSESLQEVGTCLLDKTVTDANGECGRVLRWHKAELGGDRRPIYCGELRHKTRRQRHACWGCFGKSLQPLTQQLLLDEVGVLREVVLPKLPNLTGRSLWPKLRRSTLCMLRLADHVIM; encoded by the exons ATGATGGATTGTAACAAAATTATAGTGAATTGG GATAAGCAAGAAATTAGAAACAGCTATGATGGATTACTATCTGCTGTTGCAGCTATGACAAATAGTATATTTG AGTTTTCAGAGTCGCTACAGGAAGTAGGGACCTGTTTGCTGGACAAAACCGTAACCGATGCTAATGGTGAATGTG GAAGAGTGTTACGGTGGCACAAGGCTGAATTGGGTGGTGATCGACGGCCGATTTACTGCGGTGAACTGCGACATAAAACAAGACGACAACGTCATGCGTGCTGGGGCTGTTTTGGGAAGAGTCTCCAGCCACTAACACAGCAGCTGCTTCTCGACGAGGTAGGGGTTCTAAGAGAAGTCGTGCTTCCGAAGCTCCCAAATTTAACTG GACGATCCTTATGGCCAAAATTAAGAAGATCAACATTATGCATGTTACGGCTTGCAG ATCATGTGATTATGTAA
- the LOC110928431 gene encoding uncharacterized protein LOC110928431 isoform X3, whose amino-acid sequence MTNSIFEFSESLQEVGTCLLDKTVTDANGECGRVLRWHKAELGGDRRPIYCGELRHKTRRQRHACWGCFGKSLQPLTQQLLLDEVGVLREVVLPKLPNLTGRSLWPKLRRSTLCMLRLADHVIM is encoded by the exons ATGACAAATAGTATATTTG AGTTTTCAGAGTCGCTACAGGAAGTAGGGACCTGTTTGCTGGACAAAACCGTAACCGATGCTAATGGTGAATGTG GAAGAGTGTTACGGTGGCACAAGGCTGAATTGGGTGGTGATCGACGGCCGATTTACTGCGGTGAACTGCGACATAAAACAAGACGACAACGTCATGCGTGCTGGGGCTGTTTTGGGAAGAGTCTCCAGCCACTAACACAGCAGCTGCTTCTCGACGAGGTAGGGGTTCTAAGAGAAGTCGTGCTTCCGAAGCTCCCAAATTTAACTG GACGATCCTTATGGCCAAAATTAAGAAGATCAACATTATGCATGTTACGGCTTGCAG ATCATGTGATTATGTAA